From Saccopteryx leptura isolate mSacLep1 chromosome 3, mSacLep1_pri_phased_curated, whole genome shotgun sequence, one genomic window encodes:
- the LOC136399482 gene encoding zinc finger protein 772-like isoform X2 produces MNSELMMDHTQVTFEDVFVYFSQEEWGLLDEAQRRLYHDVMLQNLALTASLGYASFTSHEVALLEPGTKPCLSYLGDMTPAMTRKPQSGCGPGSWRGLKDEEMPLRQRVSTQGVPQSMTPKAGPAFQKVYPCETHDPVFKDMLHLAEYQEPHPGQKPCGKQFWFNANLHHQKQPSGRKPFRREEGRIFLVNKCPAQLLKMPFLAGEGYKDFSTSSGIFQPCIPPRQWKPFSETECAAEAFHSGQRHYECSECGKTFSRKDSLVQHRRVHTGERPYECSECGKTFSRKPILAQHQRIHTGEMPYACSICGKVFNHSSNLIVHQRVHTGARPYKCSECGKAYSHKSTLVQHQSIHTGERPYECSECGKYFGHKYRLIKHWSVHTGARPYECIACGKFFSQSSDLIAHQRVHNGERPFVCSECGKGFSHKHVLIQHHRIHTGERPFKCSECGKAFRQRASLIRHWKVHTGERP; encoded by the exons GTGACCTTTGAGGACGTGTTCGTgtacttctcccaggaggagtgGGGGCTCCTTGATGAGGCTCAGAGGCGCCTGTACCACGATGTGATGCTACAGAACTTGGCACTTACAGCCTCGCTGG GATATGCATCTTTCACGTCCCATGAGGTGGCCCTATTGGAGCCAGGCACCAAACCCTGTCTGTCTTACTTGGGTGACATGACTCCAGCCATGACCAGAAAACCTCAGAGTGGGTGTGGCCCTG GTTCCTGGCGTGGATTAAAGGATGAGGAGATGCCGTTGAGGCAGAGAGTTTCGACACAAGGAGTGCCACAGAGCATGACTCCCAAGGCAGGCCCTGCTTTCCAGAAAGTCTACCCCTGTGAGACACATGACCCTGTCTTCAAAGACATGTTGCACTTAGCTGAGTACCAAGAACCACACCCTGGGCAGAAACCATGTGGGAAACAATTCTGGTTCAATGCTAACCTTCACCACCAGAAACAGCCCAGTGGACGGAAACCCTTCAGAAGAGAGGAAGGCCGTATTTTTCTTGTGAACAAATGCCCTGCCCAGCTATTGAAAATGCCCTTTCTGGCTGGGGAGGGCTATAAAGACTTCTCGACTAGCTCAGGAATTTTCCAGCCCTGTATCCCGCCCCGTCAGTGGAAGCCATTCAGTGAGACAGAGTGTGCTGCTGAGGCCTTTCACAGTGGACAAAGGCATTACgagtgcagtgagtgtgggaaaacTTTCAGCCGCAAAGACTCCCTCGTCCAGCACCGGAGAGTCCACACCGGAGAGAGACCATATGAGTGCAGCGAGTGTGGGAAAACCTTCAGCCGCAAGCCCATCCTTGCTCAACACCAGCGAATTCACACCGGAGAAATGCCCTACGCGTGCAGCATATGTGGGAAGGTTTTCAATCACAGCTCCAACCTTATTGTACACCAAAGAGTTCACACGGGAGCAAGGCCTTACAAATGCAGCGAGTGTGGGAAAGCCTACAGCCACAAATCTACCCTTGTTCAGCATCAGAGCATCCACACTGGAGAAAGGCCCTATGAGTGCAGCGAATGTGGGAAATACTTTGGTCACAAATACCGGCTTATTAAACACTGGAGCGTTCATACTGGGGCAAGACCTTATGAGTGCATTGCGTGTGGGAAATTCTTTAGCCAAAGCTCTGACCTTATTGCACACCAGCGGGTCCACAATGGCGAAAGGCCCTTTGTGTGCAgcgagtgtgggaaaggcttcagcCACAAACATGTGCTAATTCAGCACCATagaattcacactggagaaaggccatttaagtgcagtgaatgtggaaagGCCTTCAGGCAGAGGGCTTCCCTCATCCGACATTGGAaagttcacactggagaaaggccaTAA
- the LOC136399482 gene encoding zinc finger protein 772-like isoform X1 produces MNSELMMDHTQGQVTFEDVFVYFSQEEWGLLDEAQRRLYHDVMLQNLALTASLGYASFTSHEVALLEPGTKPCLSYLGDMTPAMTRKPQSGCGPGSWRGLKDEEMPLRQRVSTQGVPQSMTPKAGPAFQKVYPCETHDPVFKDMLHLAEYQEPHPGQKPCGKQFWFNANLHHQKQPSGRKPFRREEGRIFLVNKCPAQLLKMPFLAGEGYKDFSTSSGIFQPCIPPRQWKPFSETECAAEAFHSGQRHYECSECGKTFSRKDSLVQHRRVHTGERPYECSECGKTFSRKPILAQHQRIHTGEMPYACSICGKVFNHSSNLIVHQRVHTGARPYKCSECGKAYSHKSTLVQHQSIHTGERPYECSECGKYFGHKYRLIKHWSVHTGARPYECIACGKFFSQSSDLIAHQRVHNGERPFVCSECGKGFSHKHVLIQHHRIHTGERPFKCSECGKAFRQRASLIRHWKVHTGERP; encoded by the exons GGGCAGGTGACCTTTGAGGACGTGTTCGTgtacttctcccaggaggagtgGGGGCTCCTTGATGAGGCTCAGAGGCGCCTGTACCACGATGTGATGCTACAGAACTTGGCACTTACAGCCTCGCTGG GATATGCATCTTTCACGTCCCATGAGGTGGCCCTATTGGAGCCAGGCACCAAACCCTGTCTGTCTTACTTGGGTGACATGACTCCAGCCATGACCAGAAAACCTCAGAGTGGGTGTGGCCCTG GTTCCTGGCGTGGATTAAAGGATGAGGAGATGCCGTTGAGGCAGAGAGTTTCGACACAAGGAGTGCCACAGAGCATGACTCCCAAGGCAGGCCCTGCTTTCCAGAAAGTCTACCCCTGTGAGACACATGACCCTGTCTTCAAAGACATGTTGCACTTAGCTGAGTACCAAGAACCACACCCTGGGCAGAAACCATGTGGGAAACAATTCTGGTTCAATGCTAACCTTCACCACCAGAAACAGCCCAGTGGACGGAAACCCTTCAGAAGAGAGGAAGGCCGTATTTTTCTTGTGAACAAATGCCCTGCCCAGCTATTGAAAATGCCCTTTCTGGCTGGGGAGGGCTATAAAGACTTCTCGACTAGCTCAGGAATTTTCCAGCCCTGTATCCCGCCCCGTCAGTGGAAGCCATTCAGTGAGACAGAGTGTGCTGCTGAGGCCTTTCACAGTGGACAAAGGCATTACgagtgcagtgagtgtgggaaaacTTTCAGCCGCAAAGACTCCCTCGTCCAGCACCGGAGAGTCCACACCGGAGAGAGACCATATGAGTGCAGCGAGTGTGGGAAAACCTTCAGCCGCAAGCCCATCCTTGCTCAACACCAGCGAATTCACACCGGAGAAATGCCCTACGCGTGCAGCATATGTGGGAAGGTTTTCAATCACAGCTCCAACCTTATTGTACACCAAAGAGTTCACACGGGAGCAAGGCCTTACAAATGCAGCGAGTGTGGGAAAGCCTACAGCCACAAATCTACCCTTGTTCAGCATCAGAGCATCCACACTGGAGAAAGGCCCTATGAGTGCAGCGAATGTGGGAAATACTTTGGTCACAAATACCGGCTTATTAAACACTGGAGCGTTCATACTGGGGCAAGACCTTATGAGTGCATTGCGTGTGGGAAATTCTTTAGCCAAAGCTCTGACCTTATTGCACACCAGCGGGTCCACAATGGCGAAAGGCCCTTTGTGTGCAgcgagtgtgggaaaggcttcagcCACAAACATGTGCTAATTCAGCACCATagaattcacactggagaaaggccatttaagtgcagtgaatgtggaaagGCCTTCAGGCAGAGGGCTTCCCTCATCCGACATTGGAaagttcacactggagaaaggccaTAA
- the LOC136399482 gene encoding zinc finger protein 772-like isoform X3, translating into MNSELMMDHTQGQVTFEDVFVYFSQEEWGLLDEAQRRLYHDVMLQNLALTASLGSWRGLKDEEMPLRQRVSTQGVPQSMTPKAGPAFQKVYPCETHDPVFKDMLHLAEYQEPHPGQKPCGKQFWFNANLHHQKQPSGRKPFRREEGRIFLVNKCPAQLLKMPFLAGEGYKDFSTSSGIFQPCIPPRQWKPFSETECAAEAFHSGQRHYECSECGKTFSRKDSLVQHRRVHTGERPYECSECGKTFSRKPILAQHQRIHTGEMPYACSICGKVFNHSSNLIVHQRVHTGARPYKCSECGKAYSHKSTLVQHQSIHTGERPYECSECGKYFGHKYRLIKHWSVHTGARPYECIACGKFFSQSSDLIAHQRVHNGERPFVCSECGKGFSHKHVLIQHHRIHTGERPFKCSECGKAFRQRASLIRHWKVHTGERP; encoded by the exons GGGCAGGTGACCTTTGAGGACGTGTTCGTgtacttctcccaggaggagtgGGGGCTCCTTGATGAGGCTCAGAGGCGCCTGTACCACGATGTGATGCTACAGAACTTGGCACTTACAGCCTCGCTGG GTTCCTGGCGTGGATTAAAGGATGAGGAGATGCCGTTGAGGCAGAGAGTTTCGACACAAGGAGTGCCACAGAGCATGACTCCCAAGGCAGGCCCTGCTTTCCAGAAAGTCTACCCCTGTGAGACACATGACCCTGTCTTCAAAGACATGTTGCACTTAGCTGAGTACCAAGAACCACACCCTGGGCAGAAACCATGTGGGAAACAATTCTGGTTCAATGCTAACCTTCACCACCAGAAACAGCCCAGTGGACGGAAACCCTTCAGAAGAGAGGAAGGCCGTATTTTTCTTGTGAACAAATGCCCTGCCCAGCTATTGAAAATGCCCTTTCTGGCTGGGGAGGGCTATAAAGACTTCTCGACTAGCTCAGGAATTTTCCAGCCCTGTATCCCGCCCCGTCAGTGGAAGCCATTCAGTGAGACAGAGTGTGCTGCTGAGGCCTTTCACAGTGGACAAAGGCATTACgagtgcagtgagtgtgggaaaacTTTCAGCCGCAAAGACTCCCTCGTCCAGCACCGGAGAGTCCACACCGGAGAGAGACCATATGAGTGCAGCGAGTGTGGGAAAACCTTCAGCCGCAAGCCCATCCTTGCTCAACACCAGCGAATTCACACCGGAGAAATGCCCTACGCGTGCAGCATATGTGGGAAGGTTTTCAATCACAGCTCCAACCTTATTGTACACCAAAGAGTTCACACGGGAGCAAGGCCTTACAAATGCAGCGAGTGTGGGAAAGCCTACAGCCACAAATCTACCCTTGTTCAGCATCAGAGCATCCACACTGGAGAAAGGCCCTATGAGTGCAGCGAATGTGGGAAATACTTTGGTCACAAATACCGGCTTATTAAACACTGGAGCGTTCATACTGGGGCAAGACCTTATGAGTGCATTGCGTGTGGGAAATTCTTTAGCCAAAGCTCTGACCTTATTGCACACCAGCGGGTCCACAATGGCGAAAGGCCCTTTGTGTGCAgcgagtgtgggaaaggcttcagcCACAAACATGTGCTAATTCAGCACCATagaattcacactggagaaaggccatttaagtgcagtgaatgtggaaagGCCTTCAGGCAGAGGGCTTCCCTCATCCGACATTGGAaagttcacactggagaaaggccaTAA
- the LOC136399482 gene encoding zinc finger protein 772-like isoform X4, with protein MPLRQRVSTQGVPQSMTPKAGPAFQKVYPCETHDPVFKDMLHLAEYQEPHPGQKPCGKQFWFNANLHHQKQPSGRKPFRREEGRIFLVNKCPAQLLKMPFLAGEGYKDFSTSSGIFQPCIPPRQWKPFSETECAAEAFHSGQRHYECSECGKTFSRKDSLVQHRRVHTGERPYECSECGKTFSRKPILAQHQRIHTGEMPYACSICGKVFNHSSNLIVHQRVHTGARPYKCSECGKAYSHKSTLVQHQSIHTGERPYECSECGKYFGHKYRLIKHWSVHTGARPYECIACGKFFSQSSDLIAHQRVHNGERPFVCSECGKGFSHKHVLIQHHRIHTGERPFKCSECGKAFRQRASLIRHWKVHTGERP; from the coding sequence ATGCCGTTGAGGCAGAGAGTTTCGACACAAGGAGTGCCACAGAGCATGACTCCCAAGGCAGGCCCTGCTTTCCAGAAAGTCTACCCCTGTGAGACACATGACCCTGTCTTCAAAGACATGTTGCACTTAGCTGAGTACCAAGAACCACACCCTGGGCAGAAACCATGTGGGAAACAATTCTGGTTCAATGCTAACCTTCACCACCAGAAACAGCCCAGTGGACGGAAACCCTTCAGAAGAGAGGAAGGCCGTATTTTTCTTGTGAACAAATGCCCTGCCCAGCTATTGAAAATGCCCTTTCTGGCTGGGGAGGGCTATAAAGACTTCTCGACTAGCTCAGGAATTTTCCAGCCCTGTATCCCGCCCCGTCAGTGGAAGCCATTCAGTGAGACAGAGTGTGCTGCTGAGGCCTTTCACAGTGGACAAAGGCATTACgagtgcagtgagtgtgggaaaacTTTCAGCCGCAAAGACTCCCTCGTCCAGCACCGGAGAGTCCACACCGGAGAGAGACCATATGAGTGCAGCGAGTGTGGGAAAACCTTCAGCCGCAAGCCCATCCTTGCTCAACACCAGCGAATTCACACCGGAGAAATGCCCTACGCGTGCAGCATATGTGGGAAGGTTTTCAATCACAGCTCCAACCTTATTGTACACCAAAGAGTTCACACGGGAGCAAGGCCTTACAAATGCAGCGAGTGTGGGAAAGCCTACAGCCACAAATCTACCCTTGTTCAGCATCAGAGCATCCACACTGGAGAAAGGCCCTATGAGTGCAGCGAATGTGGGAAATACTTTGGTCACAAATACCGGCTTATTAAACACTGGAGCGTTCATACTGGGGCAAGACCTTATGAGTGCATTGCGTGTGGGAAATTCTTTAGCCAAAGCTCTGACCTTATTGCACACCAGCGGGTCCACAATGGCGAAAGGCCCTTTGTGTGCAgcgagtgtgggaaaggcttcagcCACAAACATGTGCTAATTCAGCACCATagaattcacactggagaaaggccatttaagtgcagtgaatgtggaaagGCCTTCAGGCAGAGGGCTTCCCTCATCCGACATTGGAaagttcacactggagaaaggccaTAA